A DNA window from Naumovozyma dairenensis CBS 421 chromosome 7, complete genome contains the following coding sequences:
- the SMC2 gene encoding condensin subunit SMC2 (similar to Saccharomyces cerevisiae SMC2 (YFR031C); ancestral locus Anc_7.186), producing the protein MKVEELIIDGFKSYATRTVISDWDPQFNAITGLNGSGKSNILDAICFVLGITSMTTVRASNLQDLIYKRGQAGITKASVTIVFDNTDKTNSPIGFNNSAKISVTRQVVLGGTSKYLINGHRAPQQSVLQLFQSVQLNINNPNFLIMQGKITKVLNMKPKEILSLIEEAAGTKMFEDRREKAERTMAKKETKLQENRTLLQEEIEPKLEKLRNEKRIFLEFQVTQADYEKISKVIFAFDYKNLTRRYDSFQNSLNSNKARAEELNTLIPKLSNELESLNDDLGQIRSAKQEEVEKNGKISILEEKESKILNEISRTKTSLSICIQDYEENIKELDKIKRNIEENKTSSLQKMESFKLIEQEYQSINTNLLKEKEACKKKEELLSTLLTGISSTGATDGGYDTQLASTNEKLNDVDVVIKKLTMKMELLERELASNEPKLIQAKKDKEKDQQYIIECEKLCSELEEQLTKDGFDPALTKKLREKEHFLRQELHRLNNEAENLRRRVANLDFNYTKPSPDFDTRSVKGIAAQLFSLKSESMNSATALQVCAGGRLYNVVVDNEKTASSLLERGRLRKRVTIIPLNKISARTLNERSCTTKRKKLAPGKVELALNLIGYDDEVSNAMEFIFGGSLICQDADTAKKVTFHPQIRTRSITLEGDVYDPEGTLSGGSRNNSSSLLLDIQRYNESSQKLQSTEKELNEVINSLKQQELNSQRTKVIQNDLNLARHKLSLAQRSIGANNASQIAKKNEELHHEISECQQGIIDNQRLMKTLQEDVERIKRDMDEFSHDRGSKLNELKLEINDLTESINKQEKISEHEYEKYQNLQVEIEQLNSEIKSDEESLKVTEMNLDKLLKDKSEIEKNFSSLDKSLVDIRGELDEERNRLLGLDEELKELENLIKLKIEAKNGYELEYQKLAHDLSKSKANTDSIQKKIEELIKEHDWLQDKDLVEGIIGQNSGINLEEHRERSRQLEDKYQEMRRKVNINIMSMIENVEKKEVALRTMIRTIEKDKIKIQETISKLNEYKREALIKTWEKVTTDFGAIFSDLLPNSFAKLVPSEGKDVTEGLEVKVKLGTIWKESLVELSGGQRSLIALSLIMALLQFRPAPMYILDEVDAALDLSHTQNIGHLIKTRFKGSQFIVVSLKEGMFSNANRVFRTRFQNGTSVVSIM; encoded by the coding sequence ATGAAAGTGGAAGAGTTAATTATTGATGGTTTCAAATCATACGCCACTAGAACGGTGATTTCCGACTGGGATCCTCAATTCAACGCCATTACTGGTTTAAATGGATCTGGTAAATCTAATATTTTAGATGCTATTTGTTTCGTCCTAGGGATCACTTCGATGACTACAGTGAGGGCTTCAAATTTACAGGATTTGATATATAAAAGAGGACAAGCTGGTATAACGAAGGCAAGTGTCACCATTGTGTTTGACAATACTGATAAGACAAATTCGCCAATTggatttaataattctgcTAAAATATCTGTCACTAGACAAGTTGTCCTAGGTGGtacttcaaaatatttaattaatggTCATAGAGCGCCCCAACAATCAGTTTTGCAATTGTTTCAATCTgttcaattgaatattaataatccaaattttttaattatgCAAGgtaaaattacaaaagtGTTAAATATGAAACCAAAGGAAATATTATCGttaattgaagaagctGCAGGTACGAAAATGTTTGAAGATAGGAGAGAGAAAGCTGAAAGAACAATGGCTAAGaaggaaacaaaattacaagaaaataGAACTTTActtcaagaagaaatagaacCGAAGTTAGAAAAATTGAGAAATGAAAAGAGAATATTCCTAGAGTTTCAAGTCACTCAAGCTGATTATGAGAAAATAAGTAAAGTTATATTTGCATTTgattataaaaatttgaCGAGAAGATATGATTCATTCCAAAATTCGTTAAACTCTAATAAGGCACGAGCAGAAGAACTGAACACATTGATACCGAAACTTtcaaatgaattagaaagtTTAAATGATGATCTTGGACAAATAAGAAGTGCAAAACAAGAGGAagtagaaaaaaatggtaaaatttccatattagaagaaaaggaaagtAAAATACTTAATGAAATATCCCGTACTAAAACATCATTATCCATTTGTATCCAAGATTATGAGGAAAATATCAAGGAATTAGacaaaattaaaagaaatattgaagaaaataagaCCAGTTCACTTCAAAAAATGGAGAGTTTCAAACTAATAGAACAAGAGTATCAGTCCATCAATACGAACTTgttaaaggaaaaagaagcatgtaagaaaaaggaagaacTACTGTCAACTTTATTGACAGGTATCTCCTCAACGGGGGCTACAGATGGTGGTTATGATACTCAATTGGCCAGTACGAATGAAAAGTTAAATGATGTTGATGTAGTTATTAAAAAGTTAACAATGAAGATGGAGTTATTAGAAAGGGAATTAGCGTCAAATGAACCAAAATTAATTCAAGCCAAAAaggataaagaaaaagatcAACAGTATATAATTGAATGTGAAAAACTATGTTCCgaattagaagaacaaTTAACGAAAGATGGGTTTGATCCAGCACTCACCAAAAAATTAAGAGAGAAGGAGCATTTCTTACGACAAGAGCTACATAGACTAAATAATGAAGCAGAGAATTTACGAAGAAGGGTGGCCAATTTGGATTTTAATTATACAAAACCATCCCCAGATTTTGATACGAGGTCAGTTAAGGGTATTGCAGCTCAgttattttcattgaaaagtGAAAGTATGAATAGTGCCACAGCTTTACAGGTTTGTGCAGGTGGTAGATTGTATAATGTGGttgttgataatgaaaaaactGCCTCGAGCCTACTAGAAAGAGGAAGACTTCGTAAACGTGTTACAATAATCccattgaataaaattagTGCGAGAACATTAAATGAAAGAAGTTGTACAACTAAGCGAAAAAAATTAGCCCCAGGCAAAGTCGAATTAGCGTTGAACTTAATTGGCTATGATGACGAAGTTTCAAATGCGATGGAATTTATATTTGGTGGTAGTTTAATTTGTCAAGATGCAGATACAGCTAAGAAGGTTACTTTCCATCCGCAGATAAGGACCAGATCAATCACTTTAGAAGGTGATGTATATGATCCAGAAGGTACGTTATCTGGTGGGAGTAGAAATAATTCTAGTTCATTGTTGTTAGATATTCAAAGATATAATGAATCTAGTCAGAAGTTGCAAAGTActgaaaaggaattaaacgaagtaataaattcattaaaacaGCAAGAACTAAATTCACAGAGGACTAAAGTGATTcaaaatgatttgaatcTTGCTCGACATAAATTAAGTTTAGCTCAAAGAAGTATTGGTGCTAATAATGCCTCGCAAATAGCAAAAAAGAATGAAGAATTACACCATGAAATAAGTGAATGTCAACAAGGAATCATTGACAATCAACGTTTAATGAAAACCTTACAAGAAGATGTTGAAAGGATTAAAAGAGATATGGATGAGTTTAGTCATGATAGAGGTTCAAAACTGAACGAATTAAAATTGGAGATTAACGATTTGACTGAAAGTATAAATAAACAGGAAAAAATATCAGAAcatgaatatgaaaaatatcaaaatcttcaaGTTGAAATAGAACAGTTGAATTCAGAGATTAAatcagatgaagaatcttTAAAAGTGACTGAGATGAATTTAGATAAGTTACTAAAGGATAAATCcgaaattgaaaagaatttCAGTTCACTGGATAAGTCACTTGTTGACATACGAGGTGAGttagatgaagaaagaaatagatTATTAGGActtgatgaagaattgaaagaattagaaaatttaatcAAGTTGAAGATTGAAGCAAAAAATGGTTATGAATTGgaatatcaaaaattagCTCATGATCTAAGCAAATCCAAAGCCAACACAGATAgtattcaaaagaaaatagagGAATTGATAAAAGAGCACGACTGGTTACAAGACAAAGACCTTGTAGAGGGCATTATTGGTCAAAATAGTGGTATCAACCTAGAAGAGCATAGGGAACGTAGTCGACAATTAGAAGAcaaatatcaagaaatgaGACGTAAAGTCAACATTAATATCATGAGCATGATTGAAAATGTGGAGAAGAAAGAGGTAGCATTACGTACTATGATTAGAACCATCGAAAAGGATAAGATAAAGATTCAAGAGACGATTAGTAAGttaaatgaatataagAGAGAGGCGTTAATTAAAACATGGGAAAAAGTTACCACAGATTTTGGAGCTATTTTTTCCGATTTATTACCAAATTCATTTGCCAAATTGGTCCCAAGTGAAGGTAAAGATGTTACAGAAGGGTTAGAGGTTAAGGTCAAACTAGGGACGATATGGAAAGAAAGTTTAGTTGAATTATCTGGTGGTCAAAGATCATTAATTGCTCTTTCTTTGATCATGGCATTGTTACAATTTAGACCTGCACCAATGTATATCTTGGATGAAGTTGATGCTGCGTTAGATTTAAGTCATACTCAAAATATTGGTCATTTGATTAAGACAAGGTTTAAAGGTTCCCAATTTATTGTTGTATCTTTAAAAGAAGGTATGTTTTCCAATGCTAATCGGGTGTTTAGGACaagatttcaaaatggTACCTCTGTTGTAAGTATAATGTGA
- the NDAI0G02090 gene encoding uncharacterized protein, with protein MSNSVDIKRKEKTCVCFLNKIALKCLPFFNYDLFLKQRLDTTFIYAISLNFFTALVLLFKVGQADAIAASGPLPRDGTTKTDTYNVLRCMQLLGVSNTTIIATSEVNDLVVFHNRTIVNMTCVVKVTSRCYLRYGYEIAMENFFYAEFPSELTRLGTLGDVLDGNVDLPEFKRFDRMKDPRNSTEAALATCGRTVGGYYATVFK; from the coding sequence ATGAGTAATAGTGTTGATATAAAAAGGAAGGAAAAAACATGTGTTTGCTTTCTTAATAAGATAGCATTAAAATGTTTAccttttttcaattatgatttatttttaaaacaaAGATTAGATACAACATTCATATATGCTATTAGCCTCAATTTTTTTACTGCTTTAgtactattatttaaagTTGGCCAAGCTGATGCCATAGCTGCTTCTGGGCCACTACCTAGAGATGGGACCACGAAAACTGATACCTACAATGTTTTGAGGTGTATGCAACTGCTAGGGGTTTCTAACACAACGATTATAGCTACTTCTGAAGTAAATGACTTGGTGGTCTTTCATAATCGGACCATAGTAAATATGACATGTGTAGTTAAAGTTACTTCTAGGTGTTATCTTCGGTACGGTTATGAGATCGCAATGGAGAATTTCTTCTACGCAGAATTTCCATCAGAATTGACAAGATTGGGTACGTTAGGCGATGTATTGGATGGAAATGTAGATCTACCAGAGTTCAAGAGATTTGACAGAATGAAAGACCCCCGCAATTCAACAGAGGCAGCATTAGCTACATGTGGGCGGACAGTTGGTGGCTATTATGCTACTGTCTTCAAGTAA
- the RRT5 gene encoding Rrt5p (similar to Saccharomyces cerevisiae YFR032C; ancestral locus Anc_7.188): MFNFGPKSASLSIRNLSYYTGEQELRNYLKDYEIVSLFIVTETVRGIKERLARPLGIAYVELSSIENAEKVIKDLNKKQFQGKTLFIKYHVPYEPRFVPRYRNEEKNQKANTENGLIKKGSEDTKLTDKKEVKETNPIVEANTDSIITHAVVPETSSKNAKQKGTKSLNGRHYRQNRRNQEKSKDTLYCSSLPKNVTDEELREFFKGYNPQEIWIYRQKTSKVCLPVHSKVTAALVTIGSEDKLIDIIKVLRERKILGKKILLYPAYISKIEEIKEIARKTREEQGIVEEVVVEDDTTVRTEDQQPIEATAENEDAGAGNVPSNKKAVARQKEEVRVTLRKDDNEVSNKQNVPVPPIITEATSVKDSDTSKLNRIKQEPASEQETLTA, encoded by the coding sequence ATGTTCAATTTCGGCCCTAAATCAGCAAGTCTTTCAATCCGGAATTTAAGTTACTATACTGGTGAACAAGAGCTgagaaattatttaaaagattacGAAATAGTTTCTCTGTTTATTGTTACAGAGACTGTTAGAGGTATTAAGGAAAGGCTAGCAAGACCCTTAGGGATTGCATATGTTGAACTGTCCTCAATTGAGAACGCAGAAAAAGTAATTAAGGATCTAAACAAGAAACAATTCCAAGGTAAAActttattcattaaatatCATGTCCCTTATGAACCAAGGTTTGTACCAAGATATAGAAACGAAGAAAAGAATCAGAAAGCTAACACGGAAAATGgtttaataaaaaaaggaTCAGAGGATACAAAATTAACAGATAAGAAGGAGGTCAAAGAAACAAACCCTATAGTAGAGGCTAACACTGATTCAATTATTACACATGCAGTTGTTCCAGAAACCTCCTCAAAGAATGCCAAACAAAAGGGAACGAAATCTTTAAATGGTAGACATTACCGCCAAAATAGACgtaatcaagaaaaatcaaaagataCTCTTTATTGTAGCTCGTTACCAAAAAATGTGACAGATGAAGAACTGAGAGAATTTTTTAAAGGGTATAATCCGCAAGAAATTTGGATATACAGACAAAAAACAAGTAAAGTGTGCTTGCCTGTGCATAGTAAGGTCACTGCTGCTCTTGTGACAATAGGGTCTGAGGATAAATTGATAGATATCATCAAAGTCTTAagggaaagaaaaatattgggTAAAAAGATACTACTTTATCCTGCTTATATATccaaaattgaagaaattaaagaaattgccAGAAAGACAAGAGAGGAGCAAGGTATTGTAGAAGAGGTAGTGGTTGAAGATGATACTACTGTGAGGACCGAGGATCAACAACCCATTGAAGCTACCGCAGAAAACGAAGACGCGGGCGCAGGTAATGTACCATCCAATAAGAAAGCAGTTGCAAGgcaaaaagaagaagttaGAGTCACTTTAAGGAAGGATGATAACGAAGtttcaaataaacaaaatgtTCCTGTTCCACCGATTATAACGGAAGCTACAAGTGTCAAAGATAGTGATACTTCAAAATTGAACAGAATTAAACAAGAACCAGCCAGTGAACAAGAAACCTTGACAGCTTAA
- the RPL29 gene encoding 60S ribosomal protein eL29 (similar to Saccharomyces cerevisiae RPL29 (YFR032C-A); ancestral locus Anc_7.189), whose translation MAKSKNHTAHNQTKKAHRNGIKKPKTYKYPSLKGVDPKFRRNHKHALHGTAKALAAKRAAAKA comes from the coding sequence ATGGCTAAATCTAAGAATCATACCGCTCATAACCAAACCAAGAAGGCTCACAGAAACGGTATCAAGAAGCCAAAGACCTACAAGTACCCATCTTTGAAGGGTGTTGATCCAAAGTTCAGAAGAAACCACAAGCATGCTTTACACGGTACTGCTAAGGCTTTAGCTGCTAAGCGTGCTGCTGCTAAGGCTTAA
- the RPL2A gene encoding 60S ribosomal protein uL2 (similar to Saccharomyces cerevisiae RPL2A (YFR031C-A) and RPL2B (YIL018W); ancestral locus Anc_7.187), producing the protein MGRVIRNQRKGAGSIFTSHTRLRQGAAKLRTLDYAERHGYIRGIVKQIVHDAGRGAPLAKVVFRDPYKYKLREEIFIANEGVHTGQFIYAGKKASLNVGNVLPLGSVPEGTIVSNVEERPGDRGAIARASGNYVIIIGHNPDENKTRVRLPSGAKKIISSDARGVIGVVAGGGRVDKPLLKAGRAFHKYRLKRNSWPKTRGVAMNPVDHPHGGGNHQHIGKASTISRGAVSGQKAGLIAARRTGLLRGSQKTQD; encoded by the exons ATGG GTAGAGTTATTCGTAACCAAAGAAAAGGTGCTGGTTCTATCTTCACATCTCACACCAGATTAAGACAAGGTGCTGCCAAGTTGAGAACTTTGGATTATGCCGAACGTCATGGTTACATCCGTGGTATCGTTAAGCAAATTGTTCACGATGCTGGTAGAGGTGCTCCATTAGCTAAGGTTGTCTTCCGTGACCCATACAAGTACAAGTTACGTGAAGAAATCTTCATTGCTAACGAAGGTGTCCACACTGGTCAATTCATTTACGCTGGTAAGAAAGCTTCTTTGAATGTTGGTAACGTTTTACCTTTAGGTTCTGTCCCAGAAGGTACCATTGTTTCTAACGTCGAAGAAAGACCAGGTGACAGAGGTGCTATTGCTAGAGCTTCTGGTAACTAcgttatcattattggtCACAACCCAGATGAAAACAAGACCAGAGTTAGATTACCATCTGGTGCCAAGAAGATCATCTCTTCTGATGCTAGAGGTGTCATTGGTGTTGTTGCTGGTGGTGGTAGAGTTGACAAGCCATTGTTGAAGGCTGGTCGTGCTTTCCACAAGTACAGATTAAAGAGAAACTCATGGCCAAAGACTCGTGGTGTTGCCATGAATCCAGTTGACCATCCTCACGGTGGTGGTAACCATCAACATATTGGTAAGGCTTCTACCATTTCTAGAGGTGCTGTTTCCGGTCAAAAGGCTGGTTTAATTGCTGCCAGAAGAACTGGTTTGTTACGTGGTTCTCAAAAGACTCAAGATTAA
- the MET10 gene encoding sulfite reductase subunit alpha (similar to Saccharomyces cerevisiae MET10 (YFR030W); ancestral locus Anc_7.185), whose protein sequence is MSAATALATNPFGSPKSSKELPAYSTPLSIINSAIYENVNNIFAYNSFSNPELLHSYIKSWLQNANNTDDKFFKEFDIRSGAGLGPLGFIKSQQNSVIANPHTVSTIITPSYGLPFFYDALSSAKANILLNVGALNYNQESGSIINDYSTSLNFASSLNYNVLTPISNNEVSNLTSLSVVLSKFGLKTMNLFDSINYSNTIIKTPSSCSASPINVQDVTLKLSKLVSTPNPSFNEVLEKFNELTGAKLHNFHYSGNFENPKTVFVTYGSLESQLFNSFMEENSNGDVGIISIRIPLPFDLEKFIALIPNSTKNLIFINQKANNSNLIKSNISAALFYFNRHSINFTEYLYDSNFIWSPNAVSKIISSFTSTSIAASNSSQGFIYYSNDKSENIDLFSKLAISLSEDNNEINLRTKFDNILNAGTFQAQLSINNNNNNRNGNIISNIDTAEISIVEDVSILKNLNVLNTLKQNGTLIINTKENFEFVQDSIDTFVKGLNLSLNLLNQLIENIKLIIVKYSDGENFSIVNQAVFYKILGAQDIVSKIVINDPEFDRDDLPSILEKAFAEDLIEIENDSLSNLVKQTELDIENEKKEQEQEQEQEKEKTEQEEEEQQEEEIILPSFVNETSFVPNTSTLPKETTTNISNSTEISKILSFKESYGVNHLLRPDLPIKNFIVKVKSNKRVTPEDYDRYIFEINFDISNTPDLKYDIGEALGIHAENNSQDVQEFLQFYNLSGNEIIMVPNKDNNKILEARTSFQAFKENLDLFGKPPKRFYESLIDYAEDEEDKTKLQELISPAGAVDLKRYQDVEFYTYVDILKLYPSCKPSLSDLTTLIAPLKRREYSIASSQRVHPTEIHLLIVVVDWVDNQGRKRFGQASKFISDLKVGQELVVSVKPSVMKLPPSPLQPVIMSGLGTGLAPFKAIVEEKLWQKQHGMEIGEVYLYMGSRHRREEYLFGELWEAYKDAGIITHIGAAFSRDQPEKIYIQDRIRENLSDLKTAMIDKNGSFYLCGPTWPVPDITKALQDIIEADAKEKGIKVDLNAAIEELKESSRYILEVY, encoded by the coding sequence ATGTCTGCTGCTACAGCCCTTGCTACAAACCCTTTCGGGTCACCTAAGAGCTCAAAAGAATTACCTGCTTATTCTACTCCACTATCCATCATTAACTCTGCCATTTATGAGAACgttaataatatctttgCTTATAATTCTTTCTCAAATCCTGAACTATTACATTCTTACATTAAATCATGGTTACAAAACGCTAATAATACTGATgataaattcttcaaagaattCGATATTAGATCAGGTGCAGGGCTAGGTCCATTAGGTTTCATCAAGAGCCAACAAAATTCTGTTATTGCTAACCCACATACCGTTTCCACTATCATTACTCCAAGTTATGGGTTACCGTTCTTTTATGACGCATTATCTTCTGCTAAAGCTAACATCTTATTAAATGTAGGTGCTTTGAATTATAATCAAGAATCTGGTTCCATAATTAATGACTATTCTActtcattgaattttgcTTCTTCTCTAAATTATAACGTCTTAACTCCTATTTCAAACAATGAAGTTTCCAATTTAACCTCATTATCTGTAGTTTTATCTAAATTCGGTTTGAAAACTATGAATTTATTCGATTCCATTAATTATTCCAATACTATCATAAAGACTCCATCATCATGCTCTGCTTCTCCAATAAATGTTCAAGATGTTACTTTgaaattatctaaattgGTGTCAACTCCAAACCCTTCATTTAACGAagttttggaaaaatttaatgaattaactGGTGCCAAATTACATAATTTCCATTATTCTGGTAATTTCGAAAATCCAAAAACTGTCTTTGTCACATACGGTTCTTTAGAATctcaattatttaattcattcatGGAAGAAAACTCCAATGGTGATGTTGGTATCATCTCAATTAGAATTCCATTACCATttgatttagaaaaattcattgctttgattccaaattctaccaaaaatttaatctttattaatcaaaaagctaataattcaaactTAATAAAATCAAACATTTCTGCTGCATTATTCTATTTTAATCGtcattcaattaatttcactgaatatttatatgatTCTAACTTCATTTGGTCTCCAAACGCTGTTTCAAAGATTATCTCATCATTTACATCCACATCTATTGCCGCTTCCAACTCTTCTCAAGGATTTATCTACTACTCAAATGACAAATCCGAAAACATTGATTTATTCTCTAAATTAGCCATTTCTTTATCTGAAGATAACaatgaaatcaatttaAGAACCAAATTCGATAACATTTTAAACGCTGGTACTTTCCAAGCTCAATTATCCattaacaacaacaacaacaaccgTAACGGTAACATTATTTCAAACATCGATACAGCTGAAATTTCAATCGTAGAAGATGTCTCCAtcttaaaaaatttgaatgtattaaatactttgaaacaaaatgGTACTTTGATCATCAATACTAAGGAAAATTTCGAATTTGTTCAAGATTCAATCGATACTTTCGTTAAAGGtttgaatttatcattaaatttattaaatcaattaattgaaaatattaaattgatCATTGTTAAGTATTCAGATGGAGAAAATTTCTCAATCGTTAATCAAGCTGTTTTCTACAAAATTCTTGGTGCACAAGATATCGTCTCTAAAATTGTTATCAATGATCCAGAATTTGACAGAGATGATTTACCAtcaattttggaaaaagcCTTCGCTGAAGATCTTATCGAAATAGAAAACGATTCATTGTCTAATTTAGTTAAACAAACAGAAttagatattgaaaatgaaaagaaagaacaagaacaagaacaagaacaagaaaaagaaaaaactgaacaggaagaagaagaacaacaagaagaagaaattattttacCATCCTTTGTTAATGAAACTTCATTTGTACCAAATACTTCAACATTACCAAaggaaacaacaacaaacatTTCTAACTCAActgaaatttcaaaaatcttATCCTTCAAAGAATCTTACGGTGTTAACCATTTGTTAAGACCAGATTTACCAATCAAGAATTTCATCGTCAAAGTTAAATCAAACAAACGTGTCACTCCAGAAGATTATGATAGATATATTTTCGAAATTAATTTCGATATCTCTAACACCCcagatttgaaatatgaCATTGGTGAAGCATTAGGGATTCATGCTGAAAACAATTCACAAGATGTTCAAGAATTCTTACAATTCTATAACTTATCAGGTAACGAAATCATCATGGTTCCAAacaaagataataataaaatcttAGAAGCAAGAACGTCATTCCAAgcattcaaagaaaatttggaCCTATTTGGTAAACCACCAAAGAGATTCTACGAATCATTAATCGATTACgctgaagatgaagaagacaagactaaattacaagaattaATTTCTCCAGCTGGTGCAgttgatttgaaaagataCCAAGATGTAGAATTCTACACTTACGTCGATATCTTAAAGTTATATCCAAGTTGTAAACCATCATTATCTGATTTAACAACATTAATTGCTCCATTAAAGAGAAGAGAATATTCCATAGCTTCATCTCAAAGAGTTCATCCAACtgaaattcatttattaatagttGTGGTCGATTGGGTTGATAATCAAGGTAGGAAAAGATTCGGTCAAGCTTCTAAGTTCATCTCAGATTTAAAAGTGGGTCAAGAATTGGTCGTTAGTGTTAAACCATCCGTCATGAAATTACCTCCATCCCCATTACAACCTGTCATTATGAGTGGGTTAGGTACTGGTTTGGCTCCATTCAAAGCTATTGtcgaagaaaaattatggCAAAAACAACATGGTATGGAAATCGGTGAAGTTTACTTATACATGGGTTCAAGACAtagaagagaagaatatTTGTTTGGTGAATTATGGGAAGCTTATAAAGATGCTGGTATTATTACTCATATTGGTGCCGCTTTTTCAAGAGATCAACCAGAAAAGATTTATATCCAAGATCGTATTAGAGAAAATTTGAGTGATTTGAAAACTGCTATGATTGATAAAAATGGGTCTTTCTATTTATGTGGTCCAACTTGGCCTGTTCCTGATATCACTAAGGCATTACAAGATATTATAGAAGCTGATGCTAAAGAAAAGGGTATTAAGGTCGATTTGAATGCTgctattgaagaattaaaggAATCATCAAGATATATCTTAGAAGTCTATTAG
- the QCR6 gene encoding ubiquinol--cytochrome-c reductase subunit 6 (similar to Saccharomyces cerevisiae QCR6 (YFR033C); ancestral locus Anc_7.190) codes for MLETVTEYLELLKETIIPVVAKADDEDPVDEQEAEEEEEDEGEEEEEEEEEEEEDEDELHDQFDELRNELKETEKGQRLLKAYSDCSERVRIEQQRPDYDDLDHKEDCIEEFFHLQHYLDSTAAPRLFDKLK; via the coding sequence ATGTTAGAAACTGTTACAgaatatttggaattattaaaagaaacaataatTCCTGTTGTTGCTAAAGCGGATGATGAAGATCCAGTAGATGAACAAGAAGCCGAAGAAGAGGAGGAGGATGAAGgggaagaggaagaagaagaggaggaggaggaggaggaagacgaagatgaaCTACATGatcaatttgatgaattaagaAACGAACTAAAGGAAACCGAAAAGGGTCAAAGATTATTGAAAGCATATTCAGATTGTAGTGAAAGGGTAAGGATAGAACAACAAAGACCAGATTATGATGATCTTGACCATAAAGAAGATTGTATCGAAGAATTCTTCCATTTACAGCATTACCTTGACAGTACGGCTGCTCCAAGATTATTTGACAAATTGAAATGA